The following DNA comes from Mya arenaria isolate MELC-2E11 chromosome 11, ASM2691426v1.
ActccttcattacaaaacatcAATGCACATTACACTTTGGTTAAGATTACCTTTTCACTCTTTTCTTTTGGTCCTATTTCTAATTCCATGATAGCTGTAGGGGCATTGATTTCATCAATATGTCTTGCTTGTGATTTAATGTCAATTCTCCATGAAACATGGTTTAATGTGTTGTTCCATGTAGACTTGGATATGAGAGCTTCATGGATCTTGTTCTTGTGGTTCTTCCAGAACTTCCTGAAGGCGTTGGCCATGTTTTCTGTGATGCCACCTTCTGGCTTCTTCACCTGAGATGTGAGGAATGCTTCACATTGGTTAAAGTCCATGTCAGCCGACACCAAAATCTACAATACACAGAATATTGAGTGTGTGAAATACCTTGTTTCAAAAGTGTCCCTCCATTTCTGAAAACAATGAGCACTTTATTTTCTATGGACACCATGGCAAAACAAATGGGAACAGCAATTGTCATTCATTGTTATGATACTGCTATACTACTTTACTaagcaaaacatta
Coding sequences within:
- the LOC128207902 gene encoding COMM domain-containing protein 1-like, which produces MADETKNIVALLNGITKRTYYGESEITNDFLKSEIFPNLSTEEFDALSTKCISILKILVSADMDFNQCEAFLTSQVKKPEGGITENMANAFRKFWKNHKNKIHEALISKSTWNNTLNHVSWRIDIKSQARHIDEINAPTAIMELEIGPKEKSEKKSDVVRFEMDDERLTAVLKTMQDIENAVNKYCEP